The genomic window ACTGGTGTTTGAGACCATTCTTTATATTTTCCAATTTTTCAAACCTATTGATAACCAAATTGTTAATATTTTGATTTTTGCTAGAAATACAGTAAAATAACATGTTTTTACACGTTTATTTACACGATTGTTATATTGCAAAAGTACTAATAATTCAGGCTTACAGAATATTTATCCCAATGATTTTTTTGAAAAAATACTTTTATCATTTTAATAATTTCAGAACTATTAAAAAATTTTGAAATATTTTTTTGAAGTATTTGTTTCTACATTATCTATCCGTAACTTTACTGTAAAGCGGTTGGAAATGAAGGAGATAAAGCCGAAGAAATGCGCAGTGTGTGGAGAAGAATTTGTTCCATTTAGAACAACTCAAAGAGTATGTGGTACGACCTGCGCAATTTCTTTCGGAAAGTCAAATATTCAAAAGCAAAACGCTAAAGCTTGGCAGAAAGAGAAGAAGGTCAGGAAGGAAAAGCTTAAGACTCACAAAGATTTTTTGAAGGATCTTGAAAAGTTGGTTAACGAGTTTATTCGTATAAGAGACAAAGATCAACCATGTATTAGTTGTGGAGCCACGGCCGGAAACTATACAATGTCAGCGGGCCATTATTTTCCGGTTGGGAGTTATGGGAATGTTCGGTTTGATGAAGATAACATCCACGGACAGTGCTGGTTTAACTGTAACAAGAATAAACACGGGAATTTAGCAGAATACACGTTAATGTTACCGGGAAGAATCGGGAATGAAAGATTTGAACAGCTTCAAGTAAGAGCTAAACAAACCACTCTTAAAATGTCAATTCCGGAAATAAAAGAAAAGATTGAATATTACCGTAAAAAGATAAAGGAGATGAAGAGCGACGAGGTATGGGGTTGATTGTATGATGCTGATTTTGAATTTCCCAAGCACACATGAAGGAGAAGAAGGGGGTTGTGAGATGGACGATGATGTAGGGTGCTTGTTTTTTTAATAAATAACAATGTTGTATGGAAAATGTAAGAAAGAGATCAAAAAAAGAAAATTTTATTATCACTAGGAATAATAATTATCAAATAGAAGGTGATTATTATGCGACACCACCTGAAATTACAAAAGCAATTTTGAGAAAAGAATCTTTGAACGGGTTAATTCATGAGCCTTGTTGCGGTGAGGGGCATATTTCGAGAATTTTAGAAGAAAATGGATTAAATGTATTTAGTTCAGATTTAATTGATAGAGGATATGGTTATCAAGAAGATTTTTTAGAAAGTAATTTCAAAAGTGATATAGTATTTACTAATCCTCCATTTATTATTATTGATGCAATAATAGACAAAGCTAAACTTCTTGCTGCAAGAAAAGTTATTATAATAGCGAGTACAAATATATTAAAGGGGAAAAGAAGAGTTAAAAAATTCACTTCTGATCATGAATACCCATTAAGTAAAGTTTATATGATGGATACATCGATTAACTATTATAAAAATGGGGTAAAACCTGAAAAAAGAACCGGTTTTATGACAAGCTGCGTGTTGATTTTTGACAAAGAGCATAATCGTTATAATGGGATAGGTTTTGATTTTTTAGAAGTTTAACATTTCCAAGCACATATGATGAAGGCATTCGGGGTTGTGAGTTGGTAGATAAAGGAGGGTGCTTGGTTTTTAAATAGTTACAACTGGAAAAAATTTTAAACTAAATATTAATTCATCAAAATAAAATACTCATGATACAATAATTAATAAAAATAATAGAATGGTTTGAATCTGAAACCCACAATGGTAAAGTTAGCCAGTTTACAATTGACATGGCAGAAACTTACTATGAAAAAGTCTATGCTGAAAGAGATGAATATTTTGAAGAACAGGATGTTTTAGGAAGTCTGGAATATTCTGTAAATAATATCTTAGAAATTATTCAACAAGGTGGAGATAGAGATTTGTTTGAACAATTAAAGACTAAGCTTTCCGAAGTTGAAATTTAATTATGAAGAAATACGGCATTTTACCCAACGGGAAAAAGAATTTGAAACCTAAATACGTGAAACCTAAAAATAAAAAGTGATGAGTGAAATTGAAACTTTTATGGATGGTCTGGAATTTCCAGTAGACGTACAACGACAAAAAGATTTTGAAGCTATAAAAAATGCTTTAAAAAGAAGTAATGAGGGAGGTGTTGTATTGGAAGTTCTTTATGAGGCACTGAATAGTATAAAATCAAACCCTAATCAAAGTATAGAGAAAGTGATGTATGATGCTTTATGGGATTGGGACTGCTAAAATATTGTTTACAGAAGATTTATTTCTTCATTTTAAATCCTTACTTGTAATAAGGTTGACACTGGGAAAGACTAGATTTTTAACCTAAAAATAAAAGACGATAATGGCTAAAATCATTGAAGTTTACCAGAAAAACAAAATTGAGTGCGACCAATGTTTTTTCGTAGTAAAAAATGAAATCCCTTCACAGCTAGCAAATATTGACGAATTTGTAAACAAAGCTTGTCCGAAATGTGATGCAAATCTTTGTACGCCGAAAGACTACACTGATTATTTGAAATTTATCAAATTAGTTAATCGTACCAATAAATATCTCGGATGGTTAGGGTATTTTTTTGGCAGTCAAACCATAAATATGGGAGAAAGTGTTAAAGTAAAAATTCATGACGGAATTAATATCATAAAATAAATGACCCTCGAACAAATAAAATCCAATTGGACAAAGACAGACGAGATACTGTATAAAACCCCAGAGATTAAGTTTAAATCATTACATGAGGCGAAAACAAAAGTAATAGCGAAAAATTAAAATTAATGCTATGGCAAAGAAGATTGAAGAGAATGAAGGGAGAACCGTAGGCAGGCCAAGCGATTTCAAAAGTGAGTATTTAGAACTTGCTTACAACTATTGTTTGTTAGGTGCTACTGATAAGAATTTAGCGACCTTTTTTAACGTTTGTGAGGCAACAATTAATAATTGGAAAAACGAATATCCTGAATTTTTAGAGTCCATAAAAAAAGGCAAAGATATAGCTGATGCTCGTATAGCTAGCAAATTATTTGACCGAGCTGCAGGAGCAGAAATTCAGAAACAACAGGCGTTTAAAGTTAAAGAGATTTTATACGAAAACGGAAAGAGAGTAAAAGAGACCGAAAAGATTGAAGTAGTGGATATAACAGAGGTAATTGCTCCTGACACAACAGCAGCAATTTTTTGGCTAAAGAATCGTAAACCTGAATACTGGAAAGATAAACAAGAACATATTGTGGAATCTTCTGTGACAATGAAAGATCCTCCAAAATGGAATGTAGTTGATGCATCTAAAAAATGAATGTCTTAAAAGAATATTACCCGCTATACACTGAAGATTACTTCATTGCTGACTTGTGGGGCGGTCGTGCCGGAGCACGGTCCTATGCAATGTCTCAGAGGGCATTGTATAATCTTTTACATAAGGAAAATTCAAGGGCATTTTTTTTACGTCAAACGCATGCAACAATTTACACATCATGTTGGCAGGACCTAAAAGATAGGATTGCCGAGTATGAAGAACAACACGGGGTTAGTCTTAACGGGGTAATATCATATTCAGATAATAAGTCAGGAGAAAATTACGCCGAAAACTTACTAAACGGGAATACATTAGGAACAAAGGGTTTTAAAGTCTCATCCGGTAACCAAACCGCGAGCCTTAAATCCTTAGCCGGAGCAACAGATCTTTATATTGAGGAATATGATGAGGTAGAGAAAGAAGATTTCAATAAACTTTTGCTTTCATTGAGGAAAAAAGGAGCGGTACTTCAAATTTTGAGAGCCTTTAACCCTCCAGAAAAAGATCACCATGTATGGGGTGATTATAAGTTAACAAAGGTCACTAATGATGTATTAGTTGAAATAGTTCTAAAGCACTCAACTAAAAGCCGGGATGAGATTGTAAAAATCGTAGATCAGAACAATAAGCCATATTACATGGCTGTTCCGAGGCGAGCGAATCATCTTTCAATC from Chryseobacterium camelliae includes these protein-coding regions:
- a CDS encoding recombination protein NinG; its protein translation is MKEIKPKKCAVCGEEFVPFRTTQRVCGTTCAISFGKSNIQKQNAKAWQKEKKVRKEKLKTHKDFLKDLEKLVNEFIRIRDKDQPCISCGATAGNYTMSAGHYFPVGSYGNVRFDEDNIHGQCWFNCNKNKHGNLAEYTLMLPGRIGNERFEQLQVRAKQTTLKMSIPEIKEKIEYYRKKIKEMKSDEVWG
- a CDS encoding terminase encodes the protein MAKKIEENEGRTVGRPSDFKSEYLELAYNYCLLGATDKNLATFFNVCEATINNWKNEYPEFLESIKKGKDIADARIASKLFDRAAGAEIQKQQAFKVKEILYENGKRVKETEKIEVVDITEVIAPDTTAAIFWLKNRKPEYWKDKQEHIVESSVTMKDPPKWNVVDASKK